One Tolypothrix bouteillei VB521301 DNA window includes the following coding sequences:
- a CDS encoding glycoside hydrolase family 3 N-terminal domain-containing protein has translation MAVTQKLQRFGNHLIVGISGTTLNDDDKRILNELKPVGVIFFQKNFRYDAPYEVWLQSFSELIDQIKQYSDRDSMFLTLDHEGGRVHRTPPPLTRFPHALLYKSKSREIAAATGVELKSLGINVSWSPVADIFSNSNNPVIGPRAFGETPQMAAQGIIDYYLGLQDSGIIGCAKHFPGHGDTSTDSHLELPTLNLSIEELRNRELITFKALIEKQVPIMMTAHILFSKIDPNVPATLSKPILHGILREELGFEGVVVSDDLDMKAVSDMYTQSGTVGQTFHAGCDLLIVSRNLPSSSSERIHKIGRDFSDSLESGSLSESVVEAARVRIEKLLAATPQYKPYCLDRNTLLQHSELAIACSFQSH, from the coding sequence ATGGCAGTCACACAAAAACTTCAACGTTTTGGAAATCATCTGATCGTTGGTATTTCTGGAACTACGCTCAATGATGATGATAAGCGGATACTGAATGAGTTAAAACCAGTTGGAGTTATTTTCTTTCAAAAGAACTTTCGTTACGATGCTCCTTATGAAGTGTGGTTGCAAAGCTTTAGTGAGTTGATAGACCAAATAAAGCAGTACAGCGATCGCGATTCAATGTTTCTCACCCTAGACCATGAAGGTGGTCGAGTCCATCGCACCCCACCACCCCTAACCCGATTTCCTCATGCCTTACTTTACAAATCTAAATCCCGTGAAATCGCAGCAGCCACAGGAGTAGAACTGAAATCTTTGGGAATTAATGTCTCTTGGTCTCCTGTCGCCGATATTTTTTCCAATTCCAACAACCCAGTTATTGGACCTCGCGCTTTTGGAGAAACTCCGCAAATGGCTGCTCAAGGTATTATTGATTACTACCTTGGTCTGCAAGACTCAGGAATTATTGGATGTGCCAAACATTTCCCAGGTCATGGCGACACCAGCACTGATTCTCACTTAGAGTTACCGACTCTCAATTTATCTATAGAGGAACTGCGAAATCGCGAACTGATCACCTTCAAAGCACTGATTGAAAAGCAAGTTCCCATTATGATGACTGCTCATATCTTGTTTTCCAAAATAGATCCAAATGTCCCAGCTACCCTATCAAAACCAATTCTGCACGGTATTCTTCGAGAGGAATTGGGTTTTGAGGGGGTAGTTGTGTCTGACGATTTGGATATGAAAGCTGTCTCAGATATGTATACTCAAAGTGGAACTGTGGGACAAACTTTTCATGCTGGCTGCGATCTATTAATCGTATCTCGCAACCTTCCTTCCTCATCCTCAGAACGAATCCACAAGATTGGGCGAGATTTTTCAGACTCTCTTGAGAGTGGTAGTCTCTCTGAATCGGTAGTTGAAGCAGCTCGAGTGAGAATTGAGAAACTACTCGCTGCAACTCCACAATACAAACCCTATTGTCTCGATCGCAATACACTTTTACAACACTCTGAACTTGCGATCGCTTGCTCGTTTCAATCCCATTAA
- the rppA gene encoding two-component system response regulator RppA, translating into MRLLLVEDEPDLGAAMKRVLNQEKYVVDWVMDGSEAWDYLERGWTQYTLAIFDWLLPGLSGIELCKRLRAKKNSLPVLMLTAKDSMEDKVTGLDAGADDYLVKPFGMAELLARLRALQRRSPQFQPQQLQVANLTLDYGDRTVYCSTANGNKKEILLTNKEFQLLEYFMKHPNQIVTTDQIRNQLWEANADTISNVVAAQIRLLRRQLAQVDSTHIIETVHGKGYRLNTTDEPT; encoded by the coding sequence ATGAGACTTTTACTAGTAGAAGATGAACCAGATTTAGGCGCTGCGATGAAGCGAGTTCTCAACCAGGAAAAGTATGTTGTAGACTGGGTGATGGATGGTTCCGAAGCATGGGATTATCTCGAACGAGGTTGGACGCAATATACTCTCGCAATCTTTGACTGGTTGCTTCCTGGATTGTCGGGAATCGAGTTGTGCAAGCGGTTGCGGGCTAAAAAGAATTCTTTACCTGTGTTGATGCTAACTGCTAAAGACAGTATGGAAGACAAAGTCACCGGGCTGGATGCAGGTGCAGATGATTATTTGGTCAAGCCCTTTGGGATGGCAGAATTGTTAGCAAGATTGCGTGCTTTACAGCGACGTTCTCCTCAGTTTCAACCTCAACAATTACAGGTTGCTAACCTAACGTTAGATTATGGCGATCGTACTGTTTACTGTTCGACGGCAAATGGTAACAAAAAAGAAATTCTTTTAACTAATAAGGAATTTCAACTCTTAGAATATTTTATGAAGCATCCCAACCAAATTGTAACAACCGACCAAATTCGCAATCAGCTTTGGGAGGCGAATGCAGATACTATAAGTAATGTTGTTGCCGCACAAATACGTCTGCTGAGACGACAACTAGCACAAGTCGATAGTACCCATATCATTGAAACGGTTCATGGTAAGGGTTACCGTCTCAATACAACCGATGAACCAACATAA
- the rppB gene encoding two-component system sensor histidine kinase RppB yields the protein MNQHKLFTQTRLRLAGWYAVVMGFILSLCGLGVYEAIVHAHWETVNRELETVAGTLHDSVENELKQPERLEPSARQLLPEPEPKRHILGAVHQGNYYVRLLDRSGRVVATAGFEPEKLPVTPGDIVWKTLTDASGNRYHQISLELHTRDRQPWGHMQMGRSLQDVDRYLANVRLALLLGLPLAMILVGGASWWLSELAMLPIYKSYRQVEQFTADAAHELRTPLAATQATVESALLMSDLDDKEARDILTTVQRQNQRLTALVTDLLLLARMDRQAVSVKRERCCLNDIVDDLIEELAALAIASQIHLKSEVRKQQILHAIGNEEQIYRLVSNLIVNGIQYTPIGGQVQVILDSDSCHAIIQVQDSGIGIAPHEHKRIFDRFYRVNSDRSRSTGGSGLGLAIAQAIVQAHKGSLSVQSELGKGSIFTVQLPLT from the coding sequence ATGAACCAACATAAGCTTTTTACTCAAACTCGTTTGCGGCTGGCTGGCTGGTATGCTGTAGTTATGGGCTTCATACTGAGTTTGTGCGGCTTGGGGGTATACGAAGCCATCGTTCATGCTCACTGGGAAACTGTGAATCGGGAATTGGAAACTGTTGCTGGAACTTTACACGACAGTGTTGAAAATGAGTTGAAGCAACCAGAACGTCTCGAACCATCCGCCCGACAGCTTTTGCCAGAACCAGAACCAAAACGCCACATTCTGGGTGCGGTTCACCAAGGTAATTACTACGTCCGGTTGCTAGATCGTTCCGGACGGGTTGTTGCTACTGCTGGTTTTGAACCGGAAAAGTTACCTGTAACCCCTGGTGATATCGTCTGGAAAACTCTTACAGATGCAAGCGGAAATCGCTATCATCAGATTTCTCTAGAGCTGCATACCAGGGATCGTCAACCTTGGGGACATATGCAAATGGGGCGCAGTCTTCAAGATGTGGATCGCTACTTAGCTAATGTGAGGTTAGCTTTATTATTGGGATTGCCATTGGCGATGATTTTGGTAGGTGGTGCAAGCTGGTGGTTGTCTGAATTGGCAATGCTACCAATATACAAATCTTACAGGCAAGTAGAACAATTTACGGCGGATGCAGCTCACGAGTTACGAACACCTTTAGCTGCAACACAAGCAACGGTGGAGTCTGCGCTGTTAATGAGTGATTTGGATGACAAAGAAGCACGGGATATATTAACAACTGTACAGCGTCAAAATCAGCGTTTAACGGCTTTGGTGACCGATTTGCTTCTACTAGCTCGCATGGATAGACAAGCTGTGTCGGTAAAACGAGAGCGTTGTTGTCTTAATGACATTGTGGATGATTTAATTGAGGAGCTGGCAGCTTTGGCGATCGCATCTCAAATTCATTTGAAATCTGAAGTCCGAAAACAGCAAATTTTGCATGCAATCGGTAATGAGGAGCAAATTTATCGTTTGGTTTCTAATTTGATTGTGAATGGCATTCAATACACGCCAATTGGCGGTCAAGTTCAGGTTATTTTGGATAGTGATAGCTGTCATGCCATAATTCAAGTTCAAGATAGTGGAATAGGGATTGCACCTCACGAACACAAACGAATTTTTGACAGATTTTATCGAGTGAATAGCGATCGCTCTCGCAGCACGGGCGGTTCTGGATTGGGATTAGCGATCGCACAGGCGATCGTACAAGCACATAAAGGTAGCTTGAGCGTACAAAGTGAGTTGGGAAAAGGCAGTATTTTTACGGTTCAATTACCTTTAACTTAA
- a CDS encoding antibiotic biosynthesis monooxygenase family protein, protein MMAPLTINPDVATFINVFTVEPFRQNVLVNRIKFDAETTICKQAGFIRAIVHRSLDGSKVVNLVQWESVEASRAIHHNPDIAASFASYQELGVRMDLRYYETALMTAQPFTIQTHDGLMAQIDVLQVAPDDPQLLLEYARQHSNPAIASADDRSTVWFRSLDGIRVIRFSYSQGSNHNENTQVFATENWIEQVTSHCYQVEFVITKQSLLV, encoded by the coding sequence ATGATGGCACCCTTAACAATCAATCCTGATGTTGCTACCTTTATTAATGTATTTACGGTCGAACCGTTCAGACAGAACGTACTTGTCAATCGCATTAAGTTTGATGCAGAAACTACGATCTGCAAACAGGCGGGATTTATCAGGGCGATTGTCCACCGCAGTTTAGATGGCTCTAAAGTAGTGAACCTTGTGCAATGGGAAAGTGTGGAAGCAAGCAGGGCAATTCACCATAATCCAGATATTGCTGCTAGTTTTGCCAGCTACCAAGAGCTTGGTGTTCGGATGGATTTGCGCTATTACGAAACGGCATTAATGACAGCACAGCCTTTTACGATCCAAACTCACGATGGTTTAATGGCTCAAATCGACGTACTGCAGGTAGCACCAGACGATCCGCAACTCCTGCTCGAATACGCGAGACAACACTCCAATCCGGCGATCGCTTCAGCAGACGATCGCTCAACCGTTTGGTTTCGGAGCCTTGATGGTATTCGCGTGATTCGCTTTAGCTACTCACAAGGAAGCAACCACAATGAGAACACTCAAGTTTTTGCAACGGAAAATTGGATTGAGCAAGTCACTTCTCATTGTTACCAGGTTGAGTTTGTGATAACGAAGCAGAGTTTATTGGTTTGA
- a CDS encoding ankyrin repeat domain-containing protein: MFFFELVDKKIKEYIKTKQCIEDEEIYCQAVLEVFNNLMETSCLDINEKDEDGKTILMCLVEVGNIDYVKLLVEAGADVNAVDGGYDFALQIATRMAWQEAFDYLAPLTSPELREISEKSLPKWFIYHQKKNNYAVEAFVDDAFFGNINVVSNAISQGIDVNAISSNGEAALHKAIRNNQLSVVRILLEAGANPNLKEESIQGYTPLMIALNSAKISHEIFQALLEAGADINSSSSQGETVLMLAVFKLNTKAVRQLLELGADFNAKDENNFTALAVAEELSKQGFWDDTKLSEIIQLLESYGAMEN; the protein is encoded by the coding sequence ATGTTTTTTTTTGAATTAGTTGATAAGAAGATAAAAGAGTATATAAAAACAAAACAATGTATAGAAGATGAAGAAATATATTGTCAAGCTGTATTAGAAGTATTTAATAATTTAATGGAAACTAGTTGTTTAGATATAAATGAAAAAGATGAAGATGGAAAAACTATATTAATGTGCCTTGTTGAGGTTGGTAATATTGATTATGTTAAACTTTTGGTTGAAGCAGGCGCAGATGTTAATGCGGTAGATGGCGGTTACGACTTTGCTTTACAAATTGCTACTCGTATGGCTTGGCAAGAGGCTTTTGATTACTTAGCACCATTAACATCTCCCGAACTTCGGGAAATCTCAGAAAAATCATTACCGAAATGGTTTATTTATCATCAAAAAAAGAACAACTATGCTGTTGAAGCATTTGTTGATGATGCTTTCTTCGGGAATATTAATGTTGTTTCTAATGCAATTTCTCAAGGCATAGATGTAAATGCAATTAGCTCTAATGGTGAAGCAGCATTGCATAAAGCTATAAGAAATAATCAATTATCAGTTGTTCGTATTTTATTAGAAGCTGGTGCTAATCCTAATCTTAAAGAAGAGAGTATACAGGGATATACACCGCTAATGATTGCTTTAAATTCTGCGAAAATTAGCCATGAAATATTCCAAGCATTACTTGAAGCTGGAGCAGATATTAATAGCAGTTCTAGCCAAGGTGAAACTGTTTTAATGTTAGCAGTCTTTAAGTTAAATACAAAAGCTGTTCGGCAATTACTTGAACTTGGTGCTGACTTTAATGCAAAAGATGAAAATAACTTTACTGCTCTTGCAGTTGCAGAAGAATTAAGCAAACAAGGTTTTTGGGATGACACCAAGTTGTCAGAAATAATTCAACTTTTAGAAAGCTATGGAGCAATGGAAAATTAA